The Theobroma cacao cultivar B97-61/B2 chromosome 1, Criollo_cocoa_genome_V2, whole genome shotgun sequence genome contains the following window.
aatgcatcaataaatagtgaaaaaaatattatgttagtGTCATTGGTGAATAAAAAGATATAATACTTTTTTGGtcattataaaaaatgaaaatataattgttttaatatttcactaatttaatgaaaacaaCAACATATAAAGGTAAGTATTAAGTTATATACCCAACATCTACTTATACACATGAGTTATGGTGTAGAGAAATAAGAAGATCCTAGGatatatactatttttccTTATATAGATAGATTAGCAACTTGAATTTTACTAGAAATTAacattattatcttttaatttttttattattttgacaaaaaaattttctttttatttataccaaactaaaatataataaataatacatATGTTTCAAGTGCTTAaacttcattttatattttattatactcTTACTTGTTTATAATGGCAGACtaataattaactaaaaaatttttaacttagtAAAGTTGATCCAGGTGGATTAAACATTAATTGTTGTTTGGAATTCAAAAGTGCCACACTACTTACGAGTTACAACCTTTGTTTCGTCTTGAAGCGTGCATATCTACATTTAATTTGCTGTAATTAAAGGCAAATAGCATTGAAAGCGACGAAGTAGTAGTAATAATTAAAGATTAAGGCCTCTAATCTACACTGATGATGTCTCTAAGATGCCTACACACATCAAAGTCTAATAAACAAGCTTGGGCCTCACTCCATATATAAATCTACTCAAACTCAATCTGTACTAACATGCAAATTGAAGAGATTCCACTTTAGAGCCTAACTTAAAGATTAAGCTtacaacaacaacaataataataaaattttgcagGAATCGAAGAATGGCAATAATGTCATTTTAAAGAGTGGTGTTCAAATAAACCGTTCTGTTATTTACGAAAATACCCATGGTTCGATAGTTTTACTTGTCGGTCTTCTCCCTCCTCTAGCTCCAGTCTACCTATACTCTGGAggagaataataataataaaaaagatttataattcTTATTCACTATCCCACTGATTTCGCGGCCTTCCCCTTTCCCGTGGCCGTCTCTGTCTCTCCCTGTTCTCTTCTACAGGACCCTCCCTTTTTGCTATTtaaattttgcttttgttttttatataaactctaaattCAAGGGCGCTTgtattaaacaaattaaaagaacTCTCAGAATTAAGAGCGACAGCTGAAAGCTGGAATTCTCTGCTATATATTTAAATCAATATCAATCTTTCCCCTCCTCTCTCGTCTTTGCTTAATGCAGGAACAATGAAACGATAACGATTGATCATTAAAAGGCTCTCTTCTCTCTTCAGATCtgttcattttttgttttcaggTATTTCATTTCTTGTTTTGGAGATAGATTTCTTTGTTTGTTGCAGATCTAATGTGAGGCGACGCCGTTCtgtgtttctttctttctttacatTTCTTTTTGAGGCATTGTTCCACTAGATCTGGATGTTCGTAgacataattttgaaattttcatttacatgcttagtttctttgtttctatatcctagtgtttttctttttgttttttaaatatattttcttagatCTCGTTCAAGCTGCATTTTATAGCTTTTAATTGAAATGTGATTCTGATTTTGTTTATAACAATATCAGGTGTGAAATTTTGAAGAAGTGATTGAGAAAGAAGGAAGTAAATAGTGACCATGGCATTAGGAAAATATAGTAGAGTAGATAATAATGGTAGGAGGTCATCGTCTTCGACTTATTGTTCGACGGTCACCATTGTGGTTTTTGTGGGATTATGTTTAGTTGGGATTTGGATGATGACTTCATCGTCTGTTGTCCCTCTTCAAAACGGGGACGATACTGCtcaggaaaagaaaaatgaggtCAAAGATCAGGTCACACCGGTAATCGATGAAAGCAATGGCGGCAGCAACACCGCACAATTTGAAGATAACCCCGGGGATTTGCCTGAGGATGCCACCAAAGGGGACTTCAATGTGAGTCTGACTAAAGATGATGGCGATGGCAACTTAAATATGCAAGAAAACCAGGAGAATTCTGAAGAGACAAAGTTGGATGAGTCTAAGAAGGATGATGGGCCATCCGAAGGTGGAGAGAAAAACAATGACAGTGGTGAGAATTTGGGTGGACAAGGGGACACTGAAGAGAATTCTAATGACAAAAAGACTGATCCTGAAGAGAGCAATGAGAAACCTGACTCCGATGAGAATGACAAGAAATCTGATTCTGATGATGGTGAAAACAAACAGGACGAAAGCTCATCTGAAACTAATGGAGATAATAAGGTGGATGGTCAGATAGAGGAGACTGTTAATCAAAATGATAACAAGGAGTCGGATAAAAGCACTGATGAGGCAAAAGATGATGCTCAGGTGAAAAACCAGAGTTCAAATGAAGTTTTCCCGTCTGGTGCTCAATCTGAACTTTTGAATGAAAACATGGCTCAGAATGGATCATTCTCTACGCAGGCGACAGAATCAAAGAATGAAAAGGAGGCTCAGTTATCATCCAAGGAATACAGTTGGAAACTTTGCAATTCCACTGCTGGGCCTGATTATATCCCATGCCTTGACAATTGGAATGCAATTAGGCATCTCCCTTCTACCAAACATTATGAACATCGAGAGAGGCACTGTCCGGAAGAACCACCAACCTGCCTTGTTCCTCTTCCCGAAGGATACAAGCGTCCAATTGAGTGGCCAAAAAGCAGGGAGAAGGTACTTTAACTTAATATATGCTAGTTCATTTTTTTCACTCTACTTTTGTGCTTGATAAGATGAACTAACAAAATGCTTTCCTGCTGCTGCAGATTTGGTACTACAATGTTCCTCATACCAAGCTGGCACAAATTAAGGGGCATCAGAATTGGGTGAAAGTTACTGGAGAATATCTTACATTTCCTGGCGGTGGAACCCAGTTTAAGCATGGTGCTCTTCATTATATTGACTTCATAGAAGAGGTGAGTGCTCAAAATGAATGTGTTGTCTTCTAACTTCattattatatcattaatgaCTGTATCTCACTCTCCCTGGTGTGGTCGCTACTTGTTGACCATTTGTTTTGCCTTTCTGTTCTACTATTATTACTGTGGTATTACTTGCACGACACATGAAAAAATCTTTGGTATGAATGTCTTTTGATCAAAGCATCTGAACCTATAGCTGGAAAATAGCAACTTTGTCATTACCTTATGGAGAAGCACCATAGCTATCATTGTCAGCTCCCTGGATTTCCATCATTACTCAACTTCGATTGGTTTGATTGTAATCCTTATtctaccaacataatatatgATCCAAGTCAACCTTATGTTTACTTATAATGCATTGGCTTAAATTTGGTATTATAACGAAATTATCTATTAAATCCCAATCAGGATTTACCAATTGCATATTTGCTGATATGTTAATATTTCCTGTAATTAGAAGTTATAGGAAAGACATATCCATAAAAGGAAGCAAATTAGTggattttaacttaaaaaaccCAATGCGCCAGTTGGCCAAGGCAAACATAATGAATACTTTCAACCCGATTTTGAATGTAATAATTATCTTAAACCTACAATAATTTAGTGTTCATGAAAAAGGGATGGTCTTACATAGGAGCATTTCCTTCAATGTGAAACTTCATGCTTTTGTTGGAGCATTTATTCCGAGATCGGGAAAGTACTGCATTCAATCATTATGTTTAATTGATATCATGGAAGGGAGTTGCCAATGGAGTATCTGTGAATCAGTTTTGTGGTTAATAGGCATTCCTGTAAGGAACATCAACAAgcttatattatattagcaTTCTGGAAGATGTTGATATATGTTCATTTATGTGACTATGTGCACAAATGATATagtatcatttttatttcttgtaGTGCATTCCTACATCTGCAATTTTGGTTGCATGAATCTATCTACAAATAtttgatatgattttaaaattgtgCTTCTTTACCATCTGTGGAATTCAAGCTTGCATTGCAACATTGATGACAATAAGCAATAGATGGGTTTTATTCGTTGTAGAACAAAGGCTAACATTGATCTGTTCCTATCCTGCAATTTGTTCTTTCAACATCTGCTTAATGTATGATTATTTATTCTGCAGTCTGTGCCTGATATAGCATGGGGTAAACGCTCTCGTGTAATTTTGGATGTTGGATGTGGGGTTGCCAGCTTTGGAGGTTTTCTTTTTGACAGAAATGTGCTTGCTATGTCCTTTGCACCTAAAGATGAACATGAAGCTCAAGTACAATTTGCACTTGAAAGGGGGATTCCTGCTGTGTCTGCTGTGATGGGTACTAAGAGACTTCCCTATCCCGGCAGAGTATTTGATATTGTTcattgtgcacgatgtagaGTGCCATGGCACATAGAAGGTATATTACAATCCccattttgataaatttttttctttgatattaattatgaaTCTTCATGGACTCATGGTAATCAGTTGCTGGGAATGCATATTATGAATTTGTTGTTGCTTGAATATTCACTGATCTTAGCAATATGCAGGTGGTAAACTCCTCTTGGAGCTGAACCGTGTGTTGCGACCTGGTGGTTTCTTTGTGTGGTCGGCTACCCCTGTTTATCAGAAAATTCCTGAAGATGTTGGAATTTGGAAAGGTATATGATGGTATTATTTCTGGATCTTGTGTGAAAAGTTTATTGTGTCTAACAGCTGGTGCATTTTGTCTGGATTTTCTGCAGCTATGGTTGATCTAACAAAAGCCATGTGCTGGGAGCTTGTAAACAGAACTAGTAGGGATACGGTAAACGGGGTGGCTGTAGCAACGTTTAAGAAGCCTACTTCTAACGACTGCTATGAGCAAAGGTCACAACAAGAGCCTCCACTATGTCCTGAGTCTGATGATCCAAATGCAGCCTGGTAATATTTCTCTTTAACTTGAATGTAAAAACTATATTCTGGCTAAAAACAAATCTAACACTTCTTAAGATGGCACTAGAAATATCCATTGAGTGGTTTAACAATGTGCTAACTTGTATTCTTTGAGTAAGCTATTGAATATTCCTTTTTGGTAAATTTGACCAAAGAAGTATCTAATTGGCTTGTAAAAAACAGAAAGCATGTCATCTGTCCATAAGAATGTCATTTCTCATTTCGCTATACGTTTAAATAAATATGGATCTAACACAATATAGCTATCCAAACAGccatttgatttgattcttaTTTATAGGAATGTACCTCTGCAATCATGCATGCACAAAGTGCCTGTAGAAGCTTCAGAACGTGGGTCTCAATGGCCAGAGCAATGGCCAGCAAGGCTGGAAAAATCACCTTATTGGTTGTTGAGTTCCCAAGTTGGAGTTTATGGTAAAGCAGCGCCCGAGGATTTTGCTGCTGACCATGAGCACTGGA
Protein-coding sequences here:
- the LOC18611899 gene encoding probable methyltransferase PMT26, which encodes MALGKYSRVDNNGRRSSSSTYCSTVTIVVFVGLCLVGIWMMTSSSVVPLQNGDDTAQEKKNEVKDQVTPVIDESNGGSNTAQFEDNPGDLPEDATKGDFNVSLTKDDGDGNLNMQENQENSEETKLDESKKDDGPSEGGEKNNDSGENLGGQGDTEENSNDKKTDPEESNEKPDSDENDKKSDSDDGENKQDESSSETNGDNKVDGQIEETVNQNDNKESDKSTDEAKDDAQVKNQSSNEVFPSGAQSELLNENMAQNGSFSTQATESKNEKEAQLSSKEYSWKLCNSTAGPDYIPCLDNWNAIRHLPSTKHYEHRERHCPEEPPTCLVPLPEGYKRPIEWPKSREKIWYYNVPHTKLAQIKGHQNWVKVTGEYLTFPGGGTQFKHGALHYIDFIEESVPDIAWGKRSRVILDVGCGVASFGGFLFDRNVLAMSFAPKDEHEAQVQFALERGIPAVSAVMGTKRLPYPGRVFDIVHCARCRVPWHIEGGKLLLELNRVLRPGGFFVWSATPVYQKIPEDVGIWKAMVDLTKAMCWELVNRTSRDTVNGVAVATFKKPTSNDCYEQRSQQEPPLCPESDDPNAAWNVPLQSCMHKVPVEASERGSQWPEQWPARLEKSPYWLLSSQVGVYGKAAPEDFAADHEHWKRVVTKSYINGMGINWSSVRNVMDMRAVYGGFAAALKDLNLWVLNVVSIDSPDTLPIIYERGLFGMYHDWCESFSTYPRSYDLLHADHLFSKVKKRCNLLAVIAEVDRVLRPEGKLIVRDNIETITELENMLRSMQWEVRMTYTKDTEGLLCVQKSMWRPKEVETITYAIA